A genomic stretch from Strigops habroptila isolate Jane unplaced genomic scaffold, bStrHab1.2.pri NW_022045610.1_ctg1, whole genome shotgun sequence includes:
- the PDE1B gene encoding calcium/calmodulin-dependent 3',5'-cyclic nucleotide phosphodiesterase 1B, translated as MEPPRSLPELEPDRDALDPAGGCSPLEEKSVPSKKIWVKLRALLRFLVKQLETGEVNVEELKRNLEYAASLLEAVYIDETRQMLDTEDELREMGSDAAVPSEVRDWLAATFTQQARAKGRRAEEKPKFRSIVHAVQAGIFVERMFRRLYTAVGPSYSSSVLNCLKSLDVWCFDVFTLNQMTEEHSLRTIVFELLTRHNLNSRFKIPAVFLNTLLDALETGYGKYRNPYHNQVHAADVTQTVHCFLVRTGMLHYLTEIEVLAIIFAAAIHDYEHTGTTNSFHIQTKSDCAILYNDRSVLENHHISAVFRLMQDDEMNIFVNLTKDEFVELRALVIEMVLATDMSCHFQQVKTMKTSLQQLERIDKSKVLSLLLHAADISHPTKHWSVHSRWTKALMEEFFRQGDKEAELGLPFSPLCDRTSTLVAQSQIGFIDFIVEPTFSVLTDVAERMVLPVAEDGTKGNSNPVANQQASSQWRQPPLDEHVDVGDIKANLAGFRSTWLKYLQENKQKWKERAASGITDQSSIDELSPSEEQAGPGQHRHNGDVE; from the exons ATGGAGCCGCCGCGGAGCCTCCCGGAGCTGGAGCCCGACCGCGACGCGCTGGACCCGGCCGGCGGCTGCTCCCCGCTGGAGGAGAAATCCGTGCCCAGCAAGAAGATCTGGGTGAAGCTGCGGGCGCT GCTGCGGTTCCTGGTGAAGCAGCTGGAGACGGGCGAGGTGAACGTGGAGGAGCTGAAGCGGAACCTGGAGTACGCGGCCTCGCTGCTGGAGGCCGTTTACATCGATGAGACCCG GCAGATGCTGGACACGGAGGATGAGCTGCGGGAGATGGGGTCGGACGCGGCGGTGCCCTCCGAGGTGCGGGACTGGCTGGCGGCCACCTTCACCCAGCAGGCGCGGGCCAAGGGCCGCCGCGCCGAGGAGAAGCCCAAGTTCCGCAGCATCGTCCACGCCGTCCAGGCCGGCATCTTCGTGGAGAG GATGTTTCGCCGGTTGTACACGGCCGTGGGGCCCAGTTATTCCAGCTCCGTCCTCAACTGCCTGAAG AGCCTCGACGTGTGGTGCTTCGACGTCTTCACGCTGAACCAGATGACGGAGGAGCATTCCCTGAGGACCATCGTCTTCGAGCTCCTCACCCGACACAACCTCAACAGCCGCTTCAAG ATCCCGGCCGTCTTCCTGAACACGCTGCTGGATGCTCTGGAAACGGGTTATGGGAAGTACCGGAATCCCTACCACAACCAGGTCCACGCTGCCGATGTCACCCAGACTGTCCACTGCTTCCTGGTCCGCACCGGCATGTTG cactACCTGACGGAGATCGAGGTCCTGGCCATCATCTTCGCTGCCGCCATCCACGACTACGAGCACACGGGCACCACCAACAGCTTCCACATCCAGACCAA GTCGGACTGTGCCATCCTCTACAACGACCGCTCGGTGCTGGAGAACCACCACATCAGCGCCGTCTTCCGCTTGATGCAGGACGACGAGATGAACATCTTCGTCAACCTCACCAAGGACGAGTTTGT GGAGCTGCGGGCGCTGGTGATCGAGATGGTCCTGGCCACCGACATGTCCTGCCACTTCCAGCAGGTCAAGACCATGAAgacatccctgcagcagctggagag GATCGATAAGTCCAAGGTGCTGTCGCTGCTGCTGCACGCGGCCGACATCAGCCACCCCACCAAGCACTGGTCGGTGCACAGCCGCTGGACCAAAGCCCTCATGGAGGAGTTCTTCAGGCAG GGGGACAAAGAGGCCgagctggggctgcccttcTCGCCGCTCTGCGACCGCACGTCCACGCTGGTGGCCCAGTCCCAGATCG GGTTCATCGACTTCATCGTGGAACCCACCTTCTCGGTGCTGACCGACGTGGCCGAGAGGATGGTGCTGCCCGTGGCCGAGGATGGCACCAAAGGCAACAGCAACCCGGTGGCCAACCAGCAGGCCAG CTCGCAGTGGCGGCAGCCACCCCTGGATGAGCACGTGGACGTGGGGGACATCAAGGCCAACCTGGCCGGGTTCCGCTCCACGTGGCTCAAGTACCTCCAGGAGAACAAGCAGAAGTGGAAGGAGCGGGCAGCCAGCG GCATCACCGACCAGTCGTCCATCGACGAGCTGTCGCCCAGCGAGGAGCAGGCGGGCCCCGGCCAGCACCGGCACAACGGGGACGTGGAATAA
- the PPP1R1A gene encoding protein phosphatase 1 regulatory subunit 1A, protein MEPNSPRKIQFTVPLLEPHLDPEAAEQIRRRRPTPANLVLSSDQSSPEIDEDRLPNPLLKSALAMSPRQRKKLSRSTPTMKELQMMVEHHLCKQDKGEEEEEEEEGATNNHDGARRRHGDSSHSPTRQGGPGPGTPGDGRQSQAKEGTHRAPKEGAGKGAAGSQ, encoded by the exons ATGGAGCCCAACAGTCCCCGCAAGATCCAGTTCACGGTGCCGCTGCTGGAGCCGCACCTCGACCCGGAGGCGGCCGAGCAG ATCCGAAGGCGCCGACCGACTCCTGCCAACCTGGTGCTGAGCAGTGACCAGTCGTCCCCAG AGATCGATGAGGACCGGCTGCCCAACCCCCTGCTCAAG TCAGCTCTGGCCATGTCACCCCGGCAGAGGAAGAAGCTCTCCCGCAGCACCCCCACTATGAAAG agctgcagatgaTGGTGGAGCATCACCTCTGCAagcaggacaaaggggaggaagaggaggaggaggaggaaggagccaCCAACAACCATGACGGTGCCCGGCGTCGCCATGGGGacagcagccacagccccaCACGACAGGGGGGGCCCGGCCCCG ggaCCCCCGGGGACGGGCGGCAGAGCCAGGCCAAGGAGGGCACCCACAGAGCACCAAAGGAAGGCGCCGGCaaaggtgctgctggcagccagtAG